Part of the Vibrio celticus genome, TTGCTCCTCGAAAATATAGAAACCACCATACAGTTCAAGCTCAGTAAAGAATTGGAAGTCAGGGTACCCTGCGTCAGCCAACAACAATTTGTTACTCATTGTTTTGGGGCGGGCAAAAGTCTCTTTCTGATGCTGTATCAGCGCTGATGCTCATTGCGACTGGAGAAAAGCTTTTTAAAGACATTGTCATATGGCATTCAACTGCGGCTGGATTGCGTTTAAATCGGCTCGGGTAAACGTTCGAAAGGTCACGATGAATGTGGAAAGAGCTACCATCTTGAAGCAGCACATCATCAAAGGTGGCGAGTTTATCTGGTAGGTTGGCACTCTGCTGGCGAGCAAACTGAGCTATCGCTCGCATGGCCAATTGGCGCATGAATATCGGAAATTCTTCTTTTCTTAACTGGTTATGGTAGGGCTTATAAGCCACAGTATCTTTAGCGCTTAAGCACATCCCATTGAATTGCCTTAGTAAATCGGCAATAGATGAGCAGTTTCCTTTGCTCAAAGCGGCCACTAGGCTTACTACTAGCTGGTCGGGTAAGATAGCCCGACATCGCTTCATAAGTCCTGTACTTTTCGCCATTTTTTGAAGGCTATCAGCATTAAAGAATTGCTTAAACTGCTTTTGTAGGGAGATAATCGTCATCGGCTTCACGGTTGATATGGGTGGTTTGTTTGGCGACGATTATCTGATCATAAATGAAGCCTTTTTTCTATCTAAATAAATAGCTTAGAGCTTAAGATCCTGTCTATGTGCGCTAACTAGTTTAAGGATAAGTATGGGATATCGAGGAAAAGTTTATAAAGGTGACTTTAAGTATAAGTACGTTCCTTATGGAGATGGAGCCAAGGCCATCATAAATGATGCAACTATGAAGTTTACAGATCCTATAGACTTCAATGACCCTTTTGATTGTTCTCCTTCATATATGGTTGGTGATTTTAACGAGTTGATGAAAATTAACCAAGAGGCCTATAAAAATGCAGGTCGTGATTTAAATCTTTCCCCAGCTCAAAGGATACAAGAAAAAGGCAAAATGAAAGCTCGATTACAGAAAGCTCTTGAGGATGGGAGCTGGAAGAGAACATTGCAAAACAGTATTGGGATTTGTTCCATGACTACCAAACCTTGCAACCTTTTAATGTGGGCTCATTATTCAAATAACCACACAGGTATTGTCTTTGAGTTCAGTAATGTCTTTCCTAAGATGGTAGACCTTAAAGAATTCTATTTATGCGCATTCCATGTTAATTATGAATTAGACAAGCCAGTAGCAAACCTTTCAGAGGCGCACTATGGAACTGATTTTTTAACAAAGGGCATTGATTGGGAATACGAAGATGAAATTAGGTGCCTTAACCAAGAGAAGAAGTCTGGTATTCATGATTATAGAAGGGATTTGCTTAAATCAGTAATACTTGGTGCTCGAATTGATAGTGATGACGAAGCTGATATCAGGAAACTCGTCAAAGAGGTAAATCAACGCGAAAATGTATCAATTATCGTTTATAAAGCTCAAATGTTGGATGATAAGTACAAACTTATTATTCCTAACCACCCTGTTTATGGTGACCCAGATTGGTGATTTTTTAATAGGCTTATATCAAAAAAAACCGAACTCAATTAGTCCGGTTTTACTGTGATAAGACCAAAACTATACTTGTCTAATTCTATTTTTTAATGCTGGCTATCGCCCTCGCAAGTCCAAGTAAGTGTGTTGACGTTTTGATTTCTAATTCCGACTGAATCCCCAATAGCGCAATCCCTGCTAGTATTTGTTGTGGCCTCACCACTTGGCCAGTCGGCAGCTCCATCCTGTCGTATAACATTTTGAACTGCACCCAATCTTCACTAATGCTTAGTTCCCGACCTTTTGCCATTCTCATAAGTCTTTTACACTCGGGCGGTATTGGATTTCCCTCATCCCAACCTGTGACAGTTCTCACAGATTTAAAACACAATTCGGCGACCTCTTCCTTGGTCATTTGGCATTCCAGTTCTCGAAAAATGTAATTCTTACTCATTTCGCGATACTTCAATGATAAAACCTCTAAATACAAGAGGTTGCACTGAATTAAGGAGATATGCACCATTAAACATAATCAGACATAATACGCAGTCACGTATAGTTAATTCTAAAAGTAGTATTCTTATCGTTTCGCCTTAAAACCCTTGTTCCAACTGACTCTCACGCTTATTGCGCCGTTCAGAGTTTTCTTAGCGCATTTGAAATCTAATAATTATATGTGCGGCCAAACGTCTACACAATCCAAGCCTGATTCAGCAAATCTTATTGACGCGAAACTTTGTCCATCTGGTTTAACTTATATGCCACTTCTCTGTTTGCACTAACGGACCGCGCGTTGTGTGTAATTCTTGTGAGCATTGCTGTTGTTTCTTTTTCAGATTTCACACACGCGACCAATGTTTTTTATCAGCTGCACATGCTAGCTCTCGTTTAAATCTATCAACTAATAAAGTTCGTGTGTCTTAAGTAGATTCGCGCAAAGGTTTTGCAAACCTTGCTAACAATTCTCTCTAGAGCTAGTACTTTGTGTTTATCGAGATTATTAAATGGCAATGGCTTGTCCTATGTTGTTTGAAACACCATGCCAAGCTGCCGCAAACATGTTTGCATAGATTCGTTACACTTATACGCTGGTACACAACACCGATACTTGGGAAATCCATAATCACGGTTTACCCTGAAATTACGTTCAATTGGATTTAGGTAGCTTTGGTAATAAACCTAAGAGTTGCTTAAAACCCATTGCGCTTTGTTTTGCTTTACCTGTTTTCTCTAGCTGATATGCCCGCTTTTGAAGTCGCAATGGTGTTACCGCCTGAGATTAGAAACTTAGAAAGCGTGTATTGGTTTATCGACACATGTAGTCAACAAATAAAGTGACACTGTAGCTAGCTGTACAGGTAAAGCTTGGTCCTATTGAACACAAAATAAAGACCCCAAACAATATCTGTATATATATACAGTTAAATTATTAACCCGTTAAAAACGTCACCTTTCGTATAAATACCGAACAAAAACAACGCTATTTAGGCATATATCGATCGCTGGGCGCGTAGTGTTTGGTGAAGAACGACAGTATCTGGCTTGTTGAGCAAACGATACTAGCCAAACTCAATTCAAAATCGAATCCCTAGTTGCACCTGCATACTCCATCACGCATAATGTTACAGGTTTACGTACGAAATATATTATGAGCGACAAAGCATTCAGACAACTCAACATCTTCTTCTCTGTTTTTTGCCTGGCAATGACCGTACTGTCGCTGATCTCTTTTCATACCATCATGGATAAGAATTACATAATCACACCAGACAGAAACCCTACACGCGTAAACACAGATAGAGACCATGATGGCGGCACTATAGGGTCATTACTCAGGTCAAAGGACAAAGTTGAGTTACAGTGTGACTTTAATCGTACCTATAGTTCACCTTTCTGTGAGGTTGAATTTGTTCTTTCTACTGAAGGTAAAGGCTTAGATCTTTCCACATTTGATTCTGTGACCATCAATATGGAATATGAAGGTCAAGAGGACCCAAGGTTTCGATTCTACATACGTAACCACAACGAAAACTACAGCGTCCAAGGCGACCCTATTTCTAATAAGTTCAATCGCTTAGACTTCTCACTCCCCGATAGAAAACACATCGATTTAGCTTACTTCAATGTCCCTTTATGGTGGATTGACTACTACAATCACCCAATAACCAACAGCGGAGTCGATATTACTAACGCTGTTTCAGTTGAATTGGGGCTGGGAGCTAGCACGCTAGATGGCCCCCATACTCTGACGGACGAGAGCATCGTTTTCCACGGTAAGATTATGGACAAGGTTATGCTATGGAAGATCTTGATTAGCTTATGGGTAATCTACGCGGTCTGCTATGTCTGTGGGGCGTCATACGTAGCTAGGCGAGCGAGAATTCTATCAGTAAACCAACAGCGCTTGTTATTAGCCCAAGAAATTGAAGAATTAAAGATAAAGGCGACTACCGACCCTCTAACTGGCTGTCGCAACAGAACCGAAGCGTTAGATACCTTTTATGATTTTGAACGCCTCGCAAAACAAGGGAAGACAATTCACATTGCTCTGTTTGATTTAGACCACTTCAAGCAGGTCAACGACCAATACGGTCATGAAACTGGCGATCAAGTTCTTATTCTGTTTGTCTCAACGGTGATCGACAACCTTGGAGAGCAATACTTATTGTATCGTTGGGGCGGTGAGGAGTTCTTGTTAGTTTGCATAGAACAAACAACGCTACAGTGTAATGCAACTATTGCCAAACTCTACTCTTCAATGGGCGAAACCACTTGGCCCAAAGGGCTTAACATCACCGCATCCGTTGGTTTTACCCAACTTACACAGAATGAATCGATTCGTTCAGCCATTAAGCGTGCAGACAAAGCACTCTATCAAGCTAAAGATAACGGACGAAACCAAGTCGTTACGTTTGACTAAGCCTCGCCAGACTGGCCTGCAGCTCAATATTCAATGCTCTATCAACACACAATCAATACCTTGTCGATATCTACTCTCTATTTAGTCAGCAATTACATAATTACATTTTTAACGGCTGACTAAACAAGCCCATAAGCTTTGCTTTCTCATCAGAATTCTATTCGATTCGTACACACATTATCCTTAATACCGCCATCATTAGCATTCTCAAATTGATACGCGTCGTTCCTTAATCGACTTCTACACAACTCCTTTACGCCTCGTAAGCGGTGATAAGTCACTCGCGGTATCGATTTTGAACATTACCGCTGTGGCTTATCTCACTCTGTTCTTCGATAAAATCCTCATTTGTCTCCTTCTGAACATTCATGGATTCTCGTCCGTTCAAAATAGAAGTCACAACGTCACTAGCCGTAAAAACGGCATATATTTAGTCATCTAGACATGGTGACACAAATACTGACACCTAAAGTGGCGATTGTTTTACTTTCAGATCTTGCTGTAATTTAATTACAACTCAAAGCCAAGTAGAGCCTAAGAAATTAATTACTCTGACGTAACTTATTGAATAAAAAGTATTTAAGAGTTTCGGGCAGGACGGGATTTAGAGAAACTAAAGAGTAGGTATGTACGAGATAATATACTAGAGGGTAATGTATTTAGTTATAGTGCACTATTGTATTAAAAAAGAAGGGCTGATGCCCTACTCTTCTTTATTACTCATTTCTTCACGGATTTGCTCAGCAACGATTTTGATAGCTTGTGCTGTGCTGATGCCTTGGGTCATCATTTCTTGAATTCGTTCAACAGCTTTCTGTTGTTCTTCGTGAGAAAGGGTTGGTAAGTCGTTTAGCATGCTCTGCTCCTTTATTTAGGTGCAGAACTATATAAGGACTGTTAGTAACTAGCAAGGAAATTGATGGATGCACCCATTGCATTTTCATTCGTGTAGTTAACACTTAGATCTAGCTGAAACAAGTTCAATGGCGAGATACCAACACCAGCTGTCACTGTTCCTTCTGAATCAGAGTAAGCCAGGTTCTTGTAATACCCTCCCCTTAGCTTAAGCTGACGTAACAGGTCGACTTCAGTACCAACACGAATCATCTGTTCGTTGTCTTCGAACGAAGTAAACTTCTCTGTCTCGTTTAGGTCGTAATCAACACTCAACGTAAAGTAATCAGAAACGATACCTGCCCCGACAGTGTAAACAGGCTCTAATTTGTAGGCGTATTGTCCTCCAACTGAACGTCCGGAGATTACTGTTGTCGTGTCTTTTGTTTCGATGTCTCGAGAGATTAAGTTAGTCGCTGCGAATCCAACTCTAAACGGGCCAAAGAACCACAGGGCGCCAGCATCTATATTAAAAGCCGTTTCACCGTCACCATTTTCGCGTACGTCAGACAAGTCATAATTATTGACCGATGCAACATAATTGTACGTGTAGATACGCTGTAGTTTCGGTGAGATGCCAAACGATAAGTGATGCCCCATAAAAGTTTGATACTTCGCTAAAGAAAGACCAACTTCAGCAACTCCAATTGAAACCGATTCTACTGCCGAGCGCTGCAAATTATCCGTGTCACTTCCCGACGTATATACATCTGGTGTAACAAAACTTTCAGTGTATGCTTTACCAAATATATTGGCTGCAATATACTGATTAGGTAGTGCAAAAGCTACCACGCCACCTAAATCAAAGTTCGCTTGATTACCATCAAGTTTCTTCAATCCATCTGTAATATCACTGCCTGAAGCATCGAGTACCGCATCGATGTTAGACTTCATGTCGTTAGGGTCATTGTAATTACCGCCAAAACTTGGCGCAATCATTCCCACGTCATCATTACGACGATAAATAGCTACTAGTGCTGGGTTATAGAATGGAGCGGTTAGGAAGTTAGCCGAAACAACACCCACACCACCCATCGCATCACCACGCGCTTCAATGGCGTAGTTTGCTGCTGAAAGAGGAAGACTGGCGAATGCAATTGACGCTGCGAGTAGTTTAGTAGTTTTTTTCATGCCGTTTATCTTTGTTTGATCCGTACATAGTTAACGGCACAATTTTAAATTACTTTAGCTCTTCTTCGCTAGAAATATCATAAGTTTTGCTGATAGTTTGTGCTTGTTCTATCGCTATGTCGCCTTGCCAGCGTGAATGCACCATTGAAACCGCCAAGACATAGCGATCATTGGGAAGTTCTTCTCCAGTGAGGTTCATTGGATAATCAGATTCGTAGCTCTTGCCCCACACCTGTTCATAGTGTTCATCAACGTAATCGTACAAACCGATTTCAAGCTTAGGGAGCGGACAATAAGGATTGAGTAGTTCTTTTTTATCGATTCGCCACGTGTCTTTTGATGCCCAGCGAACTTGTTGACGCATGGCAACTTCACCCAAAACAACCCAAGTGCTCCAAGACTTTCCGCCATCACCTTTAACGCTTAAACGGTATAAACCGGATTCAAGTTGAGAGGCTAAATTGTAACGCTTGCGGTATAGACTCACCGATGCGTTGTTAACCACTTCACTGTCTTTGGTTAACTCACTGTCCGAAGAAACGATCTTATCGACCCACTTCTCGAAGGTAATGTCTTGAATGTTGTTTTCGGATTCAACATTAATCGATACACGAAAGGTATCTCGGCCAGGGCTTTGAATGATGTGTCTTTTAACGACGACTGAACTAATCCAATCTGGGAGTGTTTTTCTAGTGAGAGTTTTACCACAATCTTTGTTCAATGCTTGATCGAACAGTTCATTGAGGTGATCTTCTCGTGATTGAGACGAGTTGATTTGCCAAACTTCCACTAATGAGTCAAACATCTGAGGTAAATCATTATCTAGCAGATGTTTATGAACTTGAGTCAGAGCATCGCTGCTCTTAAACCAATCCGTTGCTTGCGCGGTATTCGCTACGCAAGAAAACATTAATAGTGGAAGTAAGGCTAATCTCATTACGCTTTCATCTTGTAACCAACGCCACGCAGCGTTTCAATTTCTAGACCCGGCAGTTTCTGTCTTAGTTGCAGAACATGCGTGTCTACCGTACGTGTTGTTGGGAAATGGTTGTAACCCCATACATGGTCAAGCAGTTCATCACGTGTAAACACACGTCCAAGGTTACTTGCCAAGAACAGTAGAAGGTCAAATTCAGTGCGCGTTAACGTTACTTCCTGTTCATTGAAAAACACTTCACGTGTCGCTTTATCGATAACAAGATTCTGAGCGATAACTTTTGATGCATCTTGTTCTTCAGAATCTGGCAGGCGAAGTTGAGCACGAATTCGAGCAAA contains:
- a CDS encoding DUF2861 family protein; this encodes MRLALLPLLMFSCVANTAQATDWFKSSDALTQVHKHLLDNDLPQMFDSLVEVWQINSSQSREDHLNELFDQALNKDCGKTLTRKTLPDWISSVVVKRHIIQSPGRDTFRVSINVESENNIQDITFEKWVDKIVSSDSELTKDSEVVNNASVSLYRKRYNLASQLESGLYRLSVKGDGGKSWSTWVVLGEVAMRQQVRWASKDTWRIDKKELLNPYCPLPKLEIGLYDYVDEHYEQVWGKSYESDYPMNLTGEELPNDRYVLAVSMVHSRWQGDIAIEQAQTISKTYDISSEEELK
- a CDS encoding GGDEF domain-containing protein, with translation MSDKAFRQLNIFFSVFCLAMTVLSLISFHTIMDKNYIITPDRNPTRVNTDRDHDGGTIGSLLRSKDKVELQCDFNRTYSSPFCEVEFVLSTEGKGLDLSTFDSVTINMEYEGQEDPRFRFYIRNHNENYSVQGDPISNKFNRLDFSLPDRKHIDLAYFNVPLWWIDYYNHPITNSGVDITNAVSVELGLGASTLDGPHTLTDESIVFHGKIMDKVMLWKILISLWVIYAVCYVCGASYVARRARILSVNQQRLLLAQEIEELKIKATTDPLTGCRNRTEALDTFYDFERLAKQGKTIHIALFDLDHFKQVNDQYGHETGDQVLILFVSTVIDNLGEQYLLYRWGGEEFLLVCIEQTTLQCNATIAKLYSSMGETTWPKGLNITASVGFTQLTQNESIRSAIKRADKALYQAKDNGRNQVVTFD
- a CDS encoding phage protein is translated as MKYREMSKNYIFRELECQMTKEEVAELCFKSVRTVTGWDEGNPIPPECKRLMRMAKGRELSISEDWVQFKMLYDRMELPTGQVVRPQQILAGIALLGIQSELEIKTSTHLLGLARAIASIKK
- a CDS encoding DUF2971 domain-containing protein encodes the protein MGYRGKVYKGDFKYKYVPYGDGAKAIINDATMKFTDPIDFNDPFDCSPSYMVGDFNELMKINQEAYKNAGRDLNLSPAQRIQEKGKMKARLQKALEDGSWKRTLQNSIGICSMTTKPCNLLMWAHYSNNHTGIVFEFSNVFPKMVDLKEFYLCAFHVNYELDKPVANLSEAHYGTDFLTKGIDWEYEDEIRCLNQEKKSGIHDYRRDLLKSVILGARIDSDDEADIRKLVKEVNQRENVSIIVYKAQMLDDKYKLIIPNHPVYGDPDW
- a CDS encoding conjugal transfer protein TraF, whose protein sequence is MKKTTKLLAASIAFASLPLSAANYAIEARGDAMGGVGVVSANFLTAPFYNPALVAIYRRNDDVGMIAPSFGGNYNDPNDMKSNIDAVLDASGSDITDGLKKLDGNQANFDLGGVVAFALPNQYIAANIFGKAYTESFVTPDVYTSGSDTDNLQRSAVESVSIGVAEVGLSLAKYQTFMGHHLSFGISPKLQRIYTYNYVASVNNYDLSDVRENGDGETAFNIDAGALWFFGPFRVGFAATNLISRDIETKDTTTVISGRSVGGQYAYKLEPVYTVGAGIVSDYFTLSVDYDLNETEKFTSFEDNEQMIRVGTEVDLLRQLKLRGGYYKNLAYSDSEGTVTAGVGISPLNLFQLDLSVNYTNENAMGASINFLASY
- a CDS encoding YoaH family protein, with the translated sequence MLNDLPTLSHEEQQKAVERIQEMMTQGISTAQAIKIVAEQIREEMSNKEE
- the vxrB gene encoding response regulator transcription factor VxrB, with translation MKQTLLLVEDDKNLADGLLVSLEQAGYECLHAELISEVEGYWEQADLVILDRQLPDGDSVDSLPGWKKKKDIPVILLTALVTVKDKVAGLDSGANDYLTKPFAEAELFARIRAQLRLPDSEEQDASKVIAQNLVIDKATREVFFNEQEVTLTRTEFDLLLFLASNLGRVFTRDELLDHVWGYNHFPTTRTVDTHVLQLRQKLPGLEIETLRGVGYKMKA